TTTGAGGGGTAGTCTCCGCATCGGTGACCAATTCACCAACCGAAACTGCGGCGAAAAACGCTCTAACTAACTAGCCTGATTCTTCTGGCTCTGACCGTCGCGTTCGACCGCCGCATCTGCCCTATCTGTAATCTCATCCAGGGAGGCCTCCAGCCTCAGGCGCAGCTTTTCGGCCTGCTCGTCACTTGGCTTCTTAGGCACCTCCTCTGTCCATTCCTGACATAGGAGAACACCACGCGAAAATGGCAGGGGCAGCATCTGCCGGTCCCAGGTTGGCAGCTTAATCACTTTCCGTTCTGCAAACGCGACGGTGAACACACGGCATCCGGTCATCCGCGCCCACGTGATCGGCACGCCCGAGGACACCCGCGCCGGGCCGCGCGGGCCGTCAGCGGCAATGCCGATCGAACACCCTTCCTTGGTGCGGCGCAGCACTTCGCGGGACAGCGCCACATGGCGTTTGTGGCTGGACATCGGGATGGTCTCAAACCCCAGACGGACGAGAATCTGTCCCGCCAGCCGTCCGGCGCGGGCGGCGGAGGTCAGCGCGCAGATCCTGCCCAGAGAGGTGTCAAACAGATAGGGAGCCATGATCAGCCGCTGGTGCCAGAGCACGAAGATCACGGGTTCCCCCGAGGCGACGCAGGCATCCATCTCCTCAAATCCGCGACGCTCCCAGCGTGAGGTTCGATAGGCGAAACGCACATAGCCCGCCAGCAGCGCCTCAACGGCGCGGTTCACCTTCGGGCTGTCAGCGATTTTCTTACGCAGGCTCACTCTGGGCTCTTTCTTCTGGATCCTTTGTTCTGTCATACTGGAGCGCGACAGTCGGGACCAGTCATCCCGGGCTGAGACAGGGAAATCAGGGAAATTTCGGTGATTTCCCTCTTGCCAGCCGCGCAGCTCTGGCTTAGGAACTGCCGCACCGTAGGGGTATAGCTCAGTTGGTAGAGCGACGGTCTCCAAAACCGTAGGTCTCGGGTTCGAACCCTGATGCCCCTGCCACTCTCTCATCTCAGAAACGAGACATCCCACACGGGCCTTGTCTCGATTCGCTGCCCCACAGCCGCAGCTGCGCCTGTCCGCTCTCTCTTCGTGGATCGGTCTCGCTGGATCCAGCCCGCATGGCAGGCAAAACGCCTCCGCCGCCTTTCTGGGGCGGGGAAGGCGTTGGGTTTCAGGGGTGACGATTGCCCAATCAGGCGGCGTGAATGGGCGTGCCTGCGGCCTGTGCTGCGCTGTAGCTGTCGGTTGGTTTTGCCGGCAGCACATCCTCGGCCGGAACCGTCACATGCTGTGGCAGCAGTGCGTCGCAGTGGCGGGCAAAGACCATGTCCAATCCCCGCTCCAGATCCATCATGTAACCTGCCGTATCAAACAGCGGTGCCTTGGATTGCATCAGGCGCAGTTTGCTGCGCAGCGCCATCAGCTGGTCGCGATCACTGGCCAGTTCTAGAGCGCGCGCCTCATAGGCCTGGGGCGTCGTTGTCTGCAACTCCTCCATACCGGCTGCAGCCAGCAGGCCGGCGGTGGTGCGTGCAGCGAACTGGCGACCGGCCATCGTCAGCACAGGTAGCCCGGCAACCAGTGCATCACGGGCCGCAGGACCGGCATTGAGGGTGAAACTGTCGAGGAAGAGATCCGCAACCATGCTGCGCGCCATCCGCTCTTCACCGGTGCAAGGCGTTGCAAAGATCACGCGGTCCGGGTCGACACGGCGATCGCCTGCTGCCTGCCGAAGAGCCGCCTGCGCCTCTTCGGGGTGATCCGCCAGCCAGAGCACGCTGCCGTCGATCTTGGTCAGCAGGCGCATCCAGATGTCGAACTCACGCGGTGTTATCGCGTGGCCGGCGGTGAAACTGCAGAATACAAATGCCTCATCCGGCAGGCCACAATCGCGGCGGCTGAACTGATGTCCAGACAAATCCTGCGGCCCTGAAACACTCTGGTAACTGTGCGGCAGGCGGATCAGATGCTCCTCGAAATATCGCTCACTACCGGGCGGGCAGGTGACGGCATCCCCGACGATATAATCATAGGCGGGGGTGCCCATGGTGCCTGGGAAGCCTGGCATGGCGATTTGAACAGGTGCAATCCGGGCCGAGAATACGGTTGCATCAGCCTCTTGCGTGTAGCTGGTCAGATCAATCGCAATATCCAGCTGATCTGCCACGGCCTGCGTCTTGATCGTGGTGGGCGACAGTCCGCGAATGTCACGGTGTAGGACACCGACAAGATCTGCGCGCGGCGCGCTGGCGGTGTAGACATATAGGGAGAACCGGCTCTGGTCATGGCGGGCTAGCAGGCTGTCGAGCAGCCGCAGTGCGTCCAGATCCTGATTTGAGCTGACAAAATAGCCAACACGAAGTTGCGGGGGCCGCGTCTCTGCCCGAGGGCGTTGTGGCGCCGGATCCGACTGTAGCCCTGCACTGGCATGGGCCTGCATCCGGATACGTAGGAGGTCGGGGTTATCTTCGAGACCGATCTGAGCCTGAGGCGCACAGGCGGAGCCGCGCAGCCCCAGATGGCGACGGTGATCCTGATATTCGTCGAGCCAGCGCCAGTCGCAAAGATCCGCCATCAAGCGCAGCTTCTGGGCGCGGGCACGATCATCGTTTGGGCGGGCCAGCAGAATCTGTTCCAGATTGCGGATCGCCTCAACCCTGTCGCCGGCCATGCCGGTGAGCTGGGCGAGATTATAGCGTGCCTCCAGAAAACCCGGCGCAAATCGCGCGGCCCGTCCGTAGAGATCGCGCGCGATGCCCAGATTACCGAGCTGTCGCTGGATATTGGCGCGGTTGTAGAGCAGCTGCGCATTGTCCGGCGCCTGATCAATTGCACTGGCAAAGCACTGGTCCGCCTCAATGATGCGATCCTGATCCAACAGTGTATTGCCCAGATTATTGAGCGCAGACAGGCAGGTCGAATCAAGCGCCAGTGCCTTTTTGTAAAGCGCGACCGCATCCTCCGGCCGGTTCTGGCGGCGGTAAACATCGCCCATCGCAGCAAAGGTCGTGGCCGAGGTCGGGTTCAGTTCGCAAGCCTTGTTGAGGCAGGTCGCAGCCTCATCCAGCGCGGCCTGTGCCAGATGGCAGCGGCCAAGCAATTCCCAGAGGAAAGCAGATTTACGATGGCTGTTCAGCAATTCGGCGCACCGGGCTGCAGCCTGCTGATGTTGCCCGTGCTGAAACAGCGCGGTCAGTTGCTCCTGCAGTTCAGGATCCAATTTGGCGTCCGCCTGCTTTGGCCGCGCGTGGTCGCGCCCGGAAAGTTTACCGGAAATTTGCATGGTCAGCGGTGGGGTTGCCTGCGCTTCGCGCTGGGTGGCGGCCCCTGCTGGGGTGGTTTGACTCAGGCGGGTAGCCTGTGGATCGTTCTGTGCGAGGGTCATGGAATCCTATCTCATAATCGCGCTCGGTGGCGGGCAGGGCGCGATGTGATGGCATCTGCGCTGCCCGGTGGCGATATTTATGCCTCTCGAAAATTAAGATAGAATTGACTGCACCAGCGGCGGTTGGCGCGTCTGTTCTGGCAGGGGCGATCATCACGGGGCTTCAACGGACGGTGGGCTTGTGCCTGTCCAGTCAGACACCGGACGCCAGATGCCGGTGCGCGATCCGCGGTGGGGCTTGAAATTGCCATGGTCTGCGTTTAAATCGCTGTTTGATTGCTAGCAGAGAGAATCCCGCCTCATGGCCACCACCAACCCCGTCCAGTTTATTCAGCAGGTCCGCGCCGAAGTTTCCAAGGTCGTCTGGCCGACCCGCCGTGAGGTGCTGCTGACCACCGTGATGGTGTTTGTCATGGCGGCGCTTACGGCCGTGTTCTTTGCCATTGTGGATATTCTGATCCGCTTTGGGCTTGAGGGCATCTTGGGCATGTTCGGCTAACTCAGCCTGACGACCCCGTGTTGCGCATCGTTGCGACACAGGGGGTTAGGCTTTGCAATTGACGGCTCACCTCTTGATCTTGCCCCCCCGGGGCGGTAGGTGAGCGCTTAGCTCTGACGTAGGCGTGTGGCGATTCGTGTCGCGCGCCGCTTTTTGTTAGAGGGCAGCCGCGAGAGGCTGCATTTTATTTCAGCAGCGGCACGACAGTCTAGTCGGCCAAGAGACACAAGGACGATCAGGTTCATGGCGAAACGGTGGTATTCGGTCAGCGTTCTTTCGAACTTCGAAAAGAAAATCGCAGAGCAGATCCGCACGTCGGTCGCAGAACAGGGCCTTGAAGACGAGATCGACGAAGTTCTGGTCCCCACCGAAGAGGTGATCGAGATTCGTCGCGGCAAGAAAGTCTCGACAGAGCGTCGCTTCATGCCCGGCTACGTGCTGGTGCATATGGAAATGTCCGATCGTGGCTACCACCTGATTTCCTCCATTAACCGGGTCACCGGCTTCCTCGGTCCGCAAGGCCGCCCGATGCCGATGCGCGACGCCGAAGTGCAGGGGATCCTGGGCCGCGTTCAGGAAGGCGAAGAAGCGCCGCGCACGCTCATCTCCTTTGAAGTGGGCGAAAAGGTCAAAGTCAACGATGGACCGTTCGAAGATTTCGACGGCATGGTCGAAGGCGTCGACGACGACAATCAAA
The nucleotide sequence above comes from Phaeobacter inhibens DSM 16374. Encoded proteins:
- the nusG gene encoding transcription termination/antitermination protein NusG, with amino-acid sequence MAKRWYSVSVLSNFEKKIAEQIRTSVAEQGLEDEIDEVLVPTEEVIEIRRGKKVSTERRFMPGYVLVHMEMSDRGYHLISSINRVTGFLGPQGRPMPMRDAEVQGILGRVQEGEEAPRTLISFEVGEKVKVNDGPFEDFDGMVEGVDDDNQKLKVTVSIFGRETPVELDFTQVTKQG
- a CDS encoding lysophospholipid acyltransferase family protein, producing MSLRKKIADSPKVNRAVEALLAGYVRFAYRTSRWERRGFEEMDACVASGEPVIFVLWHQRLIMAPYLFDTSLGRICALTSAARAGRLAGQILVRLGFETIPMSSHKRHVALSREVLRRTKEGCSIGIAADGPRGPARVSSGVPITWARMTGCRVFTVAFAERKVIKLPTWDRQMLPLPFSRGVLLCQEWTEEVPKKPSDEQAEKLRLRLEASLDEITDRADAAVERDGQSQKNQAS
- a CDS encoding O-linked N-acetylglucosamine transferase family protein gives rise to the protein MTLAQNDPQATRLSQTTPAGAATQREAQATPPLTMQISGKLSGRDHARPKQADAKLDPELQEQLTALFQHGQHQQAAARCAELLNSHRKSAFLWELLGRCHLAQAALDEAATCLNKACELNPTSATTFAAMGDVYRRQNRPEDAVALYKKALALDSTCLSALNNLGNTLLDQDRIIEADQCFASAIDQAPDNAQLLYNRANIQRQLGNLGIARDLYGRAARFAPGFLEARYNLAQLTGMAGDRVEAIRNLEQILLARPNDDRARAQKLRLMADLCDWRWLDEYQDHRRHLGLRGSACAPQAQIGLEDNPDLLRIRMQAHASAGLQSDPAPQRPRAETRPPQLRVGYFVSSNQDLDALRLLDSLLARHDQSRFSLYVYTASAPRADLVGVLHRDIRGLSPTTIKTQAVADQLDIAIDLTSYTQEADATVFSARIAPVQIAMPGFPGTMGTPAYDYIVGDAVTCPPGSERYFEEHLIRLPHSYQSVSGPQDLSGHQFSRRDCGLPDEAFVFCSFTAGHAITPREFDIWMRLLTKIDGSVLWLADHPEEAQAALRQAAGDRRVDPDRVIFATPCTGEERMARSMVADLFLDSFTLNAGPAARDALVAGLPVLTMAGRQFAARTTAGLLAAAGMEELQTTTPQAYEARALELASDRDQLMALRSKLRLMQSKAPLFDTAGYMMDLERGLDMVFARHCDALLPQHVTVPAEDVLPAKPTDSYSAAQAAGTPIHAA
- the secE gene encoding preprotein translocase subunit SecE; the encoded protein is MATTNPVQFIQQVRAEVSKVVWPTRREVLLTTVMVFVMAALTAVFFAIVDILIRFGLEGILGMFG